From Variovorax sp. J2L1-78, the proteins below share one genomic window:
- a CDS encoding ABC transporter permease: protein MKNSKQIERWSPWFLLIAVLLLWEIVCRGFGVSDFIFPSPSRIWEQFWEFKTIIAGHAWRTFWVTMAGFGLAIVVGVLLGFVIGSSRLAYAAMYPLMTAFNALPKAAFVPILVVWFGIGVGPAILTAFLISFFPIMVNIATGLATLEPELEDVLRVLGAKRWDVLMKIGLPRSMPYFFASLKVAITLAFVGTTVSEMTAANEGIGYLLISAGSAMQMGLAFAGLMVVGAMAMGMYELFSVIEKRTTGWAHRGSQGE, encoded by the coding sequence ATGAAGAACAGCAAGCAGATCGAGCGCTGGTCGCCCTGGTTCCTACTGATCGCGGTGCTGCTGCTGTGGGAGATCGTCTGCCGAGGCTTCGGTGTGTCGGACTTCATCTTCCCAAGCCCGTCGCGCATCTGGGAGCAGTTCTGGGAGTTCAAGACCATCATCGCGGGCCACGCCTGGCGCACCTTCTGGGTGACGATGGCGGGCTTCGGCCTGGCGATCGTGGTGGGCGTGCTGCTGGGCTTCGTCATCGGCAGCTCGCGCCTGGCCTACGCCGCGATGTACCCGCTGATGACCGCCTTCAACGCGCTGCCCAAGGCGGCCTTCGTGCCGATCCTGGTGGTGTGGTTCGGCATCGGCGTCGGGCCGGCCATCCTCACCGCCTTCCTGATCAGCTTCTTCCCGATCATGGTGAACATCGCGACCGGCCTGGCCACGCTCGAACCCGAGCTGGAAGACGTGCTGCGCGTGCTGGGCGCCAAGCGCTGGGACGTGCTGATGAAGATCGGCCTGCCGCGCTCCATGCCCTACTTCTTCGCGTCCCTCAAGGTCGCGATCACGCTGGCCTTCGTCGGCACCACGGTGAGCGAGATGACCGCGGCGAACGAAGGCATCGGCTACCTGCTCATCTCGGCCGGCTCGGCCATGCAGATGGGCCTGGCTTTCGCCGGCCTGATGGTGGTGGGTGCGATGGCGATGGGCATGTACGAGCTGTTCAGCGTGATCGAGAAGCGCACCACCGGCTGGGCGCACCGGGGTTCGCAGGGCGAGTAG
- a CDS encoding M20 family metallopeptidase: MTDYAKLDAWIDAHFDEEVKFLQELVRVPTDTPPGNNAPHADRTAELLEGFGLHAQKHPVPAQQVQDYGLESITNLIVRRRYGDGLTVALNAHGDVVPPGDGWSHDPYGGEIDGGALYGRAAAVSKSDFASFTFALRALEAVAKPTHGAVELHFTYDEEFGGLLGPGWLLSQGLTKPDLMIAAGFSYEVVTAHNGCLQMEVTVHGKMAHAAIPATGIDALQGAVHILNALYAQNALYKDVSSKVEGITHPYLNVGRIEGGTNTNVVPGKVVFKLDRRMIPEENPVEVEATIRRVIADAAAECAGVTVDIKRLLLANSMRPLPGNQPLVAAIQKHGKAVFGEPIPAMGTPLYTDVRLYGEAGIPGVIYGAGPRTVLESHAKRNDERVVLDDLRGATKVIARTLADLLA; this comes from the coding sequence ATGACCGATTACGCCAAGCTCGACGCCTGGATCGACGCCCACTTCGACGAGGAGGTGAAGTTCCTGCAGGAACTCGTCCGCGTGCCGACCGACACGCCGCCCGGCAACAACGCGCCGCACGCCGACCGCACCGCCGAACTGCTCGAAGGCTTCGGCCTTCACGCCCAGAAGCACCCGGTGCCGGCGCAACAGGTGCAGGACTACGGCCTCGAATCCATCACCAACCTGATCGTGCGCCGACGCTACGGCGACGGTCTCACCGTGGCGCTCAACGCCCACGGCGACGTGGTGCCGCCAGGCGACGGCTGGTCGCACGACCCGTATGGCGGCGAGATCGACGGCGGTGCGCTCTACGGCCGCGCGGCGGCCGTCAGCAAGAGCGACTTCGCCAGCTTCACCTTCGCGCTGCGCGCGCTCGAGGCGGTCGCCAAGCCGACCCACGGCGCGGTCGAACTGCACTTCACCTACGACGAGGAATTCGGCGGCCTGCTCGGGCCGGGCTGGCTGTTGAGCCAGGGGCTGACGAAGCCCGACCTGATGATCGCCGCCGGCTTCAGCTACGAGGTCGTGACCGCCCACAACGGCTGCTTGCAGATGGAAGTGACGGTGCACGGCAAGATGGCGCACGCGGCCATCCCGGCCACGGGCATCGATGCGCTGCAGGGGGCGGTGCACATCCTGAATGCGCTGTATGCGCAGAACGCGCTGTACAAGGACGTGAGCTCCAAGGTCGAGGGCATCACGCACCCCTACCTCAACGTCGGCCGGATCGAGGGCGGCACCAACACCAACGTCGTGCCCGGCAAGGTGGTCTTCAAGCTCGACCGCCGCATGATCCCTGAGGAAAACCCGGTCGAGGTCGAGGCCACCATCCGCCGCGTGATCGCCGACGCGGCCGCGGAATGCGCGGGCGTCACGGTCGACATCAAGCGCTTGCTGCTGGCCAATTCGATGCGGCCGCTGCCGGGCAACCAGCCGCTGGTTGCCGCGATCCAGAAGCATGGCAAGGCGGTGTTCGGCGAGCCGATCCCCGCGATGGGTACGCCGCTCTACACCGACGTGCGCCTGTACGGCGAAGCCGGCATCCCCGGCGTGATCTACGGCGCCGGGCCGCGCACCGTGCTGGAGTCGCACGCCAAGCGCAACGACGAGCGCGTGGTGCTCGACGACCTGCGCGGTGCCACCAAGGTCATCGCGCGCACGCTGGCCGACCTGCTGGCCTGA
- a CDS encoding AI-2E family transporter, with protein sequence MISPQLQRGFFLFLLAAVTVAFFWILLPFGGAVLWGVALAILFNPLYKRLLAKMGKQRRTLAALATLAICLVIVFLPLSMIAASLVQDVATVTQRIRTGELNFVNYFQQVVGALPRPLLNLLDRFGLGNMEALLSKLSTTAAQGSQMIAQQALSIGQNTFDFVVSFFVMLYLLFFLLRDGADLSKTIREALPLARPHTHYLLNKFTTVIRATVKGNVVVAGVQGTIGGIALAVLGVQGALLWGVIMAFLSLLPAVGAALIWAPVAIYFLATGAIAKGIGLIFVGVFVIGLIDNILRPLLVGKDTQMPDYIVLISTIGGMALFGINGFVIGPVVAALFMAAWSLFATSNETADAVGERDNAPPL encoded by the coding sequence ATGATCTCCCCCCAACTCCAGCGCGGCTTCTTCCTCTTCCTGCTGGCGGCCGTGACGGTCGCCTTCTTCTGGATCCTGCTGCCCTTCGGGGGTGCGGTGTTGTGGGGCGTGGCCCTGGCCATCCTCTTCAACCCGCTCTACAAGCGGCTGCTGGCCAAGATGGGCAAGCAGCGGCGCACGCTGGCGGCGCTCGCCACCCTGGCGATCTGCCTGGTGATCGTGTTCCTGCCGCTGTCGATGATCGCCGCATCGCTGGTGCAGGACGTGGCCACGGTCACGCAGCGCATCCGCACGGGCGAGCTCAACTTCGTCAATTACTTCCAGCAGGTGGTCGGCGCGCTGCCCCGGCCGCTGCTGAACCTGCTCGACCGCTTCGGGCTGGGCAACATGGAAGCCCTGCTGTCGAAGCTGTCCACCACGGCGGCGCAGGGCTCGCAGATGATCGCCCAGCAGGCGCTGAGCATCGGCCAGAACACCTTCGATTTCGTGGTCAGCTTCTTCGTGATGCTCTACCTGCTGTTCTTTCTGCTGCGCGACGGTGCCGACCTGTCCAAGACCATTCGCGAGGCGCTGCCGCTGGCCCGCCCGCACACCCACTACCTGCTCAACAAGTTCACCACCGTGATCCGGGCGACGGTCAAGGGGAACGTGGTGGTGGCCGGGGTGCAGGGCACCATCGGCGGGATCGCCCTGGCGGTGCTCGGTGTGCAGGGGGCGCTGCTGTGGGGCGTGATCATGGCCTTCCTGTCGCTGCTGCCGGCCGTGGGCGCGGCGCTCATCTGGGCCCCGGTCGCCATCTATTTCCTGGCCACGGGAGCGATCGCCAAAGGCATTGGCCTGATCTTTGTCGGCGTCTTCGTGATCGGCCTGATCGACAACATCCTGCGCCCGCTCCTGGTGGGCAAGGACACCCAGATGCCCGATTACATCGTGCTGATCTCGACCATTGGCGGCATGGCGCTTTTCGGCATCAACGGCTTCGTGATCGGGCCGGTGGTCGCGGCCCTGTTCATGGCCGCGTGGAGCCTGTTCGCGACCTCGAACGAAACCGCCGATGCCGTCGGCGAGCGCGACAACGCGCCGCCCCTGTAG
- a CDS encoding isopenicillin N synthase family dioxygenase: MTAATTPVDYDLTELQRETRMGAMGSLNTTREIRRIDLSNFDARKVEIADQLWEAAIDVGFFQLVNHGIDLGEIRGAFDMAERFFALPESVKRQYPLKKALNAGWESRAQVRPSTGTPDQKESYQITRPHMGDLFPSDQELPGFVEKMLGFERQSWEIAMRVLSCFAYKLGFDDAFFTRAHDQGKPSYQSTLRLLHYYAIPADVQDKLDLWRAGAHTDFDCLTLLYQRQGQGGLEVCPGKEMDAQEWTPIPPDGDAITCNIGDMLMRWSDDQLPSNFHRVKNPLPGEYMGPRYSIAFFAQANRDAIIESPGKTHPPITAGEFLNQRVAANFKAY; this comes from the coding sequence ATGACCGCTGCAACGACCCCCGTCGACTACGACCTCACCGAGCTCCAGAGAGAAACGCGCATGGGCGCGATGGGCTCCCTCAATACGACGCGCGAGATCCGCCGCATCGATCTGTCCAACTTCGACGCCCGCAAGGTCGAGATCGCCGACCAGCTCTGGGAAGCGGCGATCGACGTCGGCTTCTTCCAGCTCGTCAACCACGGCATCGACCTCGGCGAGATCCGCGGCGCCTTCGACATGGCCGAGCGCTTCTTCGCGCTGCCCGAGAGCGTCAAGCGCCAGTACCCGCTGAAGAAGGCGCTCAACGCCGGCTGGGAAAGCCGCGCGCAGGTGCGGCCGTCCACCGGCACGCCCGACCAGAAGGAGAGCTACCAGATCACCCGCCCGCACATGGGCGACCTCTTCCCCTCCGACCAGGAGCTGCCAGGCTTCGTCGAGAAGATGCTCGGCTTCGAGCGCCAGAGCTGGGAGATCGCCATGCGCGTGCTCTCGTGCTTCGCCTACAAGCTGGGCTTCGACGACGCGTTCTTCACCCGCGCGCACGACCAGGGCAAGCCGAGTTATCAGAGCACGCTGCGCCTGCTGCACTACTACGCGATCCCGGCCGACGTGCAGGACAAGCTCGACCTGTGGCGTGCCGGCGCCCACACCGACTTCGACTGCCTCACGCTGCTGTACCAGCGCCAGGGCCAGGGCGGCCTCGAGGTCTGCCCGGGCAAGGAGATGGACGCGCAGGAATGGACGCCCATCCCGCCCGACGGCGACGCCATCACCTGCAACATCGGCGACATGCTGATGCGCTGGAGCGACGACCAGCTGCCGAGCAACTTCCACCGCGTGAAGAACCCGCTGCCGGGCGAGTACATGGGCCCGCGCTACAGCATCGCCTTCTTCGCGCAGGCCAACCGCGACGCCATCATCGAAAGCCCCGGCAAGACGCACCCGCCGATCACGGCCGGCGAATTCCTGAACCAGCGCGTCGCCGCGAACTTCAAGGCGTACTGA
- a CDS encoding ABC transporter ATP-binding protein, with product MADTASAAASAPFVDFQDVWLAYNEELLRANHFAVEAIDLKVRRGEFIAIVGPSGCGKSTFMKLTTGLKMPSMGKIRIDGQPVTGPLKISGMAFQAPSLLPWRTTVDNVLLPLEIVEPYRSNFKAKRREYEERARKLLQKVGLAGYEDKFPWQLSGGMQQRASICRALIHEPKMLLLDEPFGALDAFTREELWCILRDLWTEQQFNVILVTHDLRESVFLADTVYVMSKSPGRFVVKREIELPRPRELEVTYTKEFTDIVLELRGHIGAIRNTGISQAQTAAAGAAS from the coding sequence ATGGCGGACACCGCCAGCGCTGCTGCTTCCGCGCCCTTCGTCGACTTCCAGGACGTCTGGCTCGCCTACAACGAGGAGCTGCTGCGCGCCAACCACTTCGCGGTCGAGGCGATCGACCTGAAGGTCAGGCGCGGCGAGTTCATCGCCATCGTCGGCCCGTCGGGCTGCGGCAAGTCGACCTTCATGAAGCTCACCACCGGGCTGAAGATGCCGTCGATGGGCAAGATCCGCATCGACGGCCAGCCGGTCACCGGCCCGCTGAAGATCTCGGGCATGGCCTTCCAGGCGCCCTCGCTGCTGCCCTGGCGCACCACGGTCGACAACGTGCTGCTGCCGCTGGAGATCGTCGAACCCTACCGCTCGAACTTCAAGGCCAAGCGCCGCGAATACGAGGAGCGCGCGCGCAAGCTGCTGCAGAAGGTCGGCCTCGCCGGCTACGAAGACAAGTTCCCCTGGCAGCTTTCCGGCGGCATGCAGCAGCGCGCCAGCATCTGCCGCGCGCTCATCCACGAGCCGAAGATGCTGCTGCTCGACGAGCCCTTCGGCGCGCTCGACGCCTTCACGCGCGAAGAGCTGTGGTGCATCCTGCGCGACCTCTGGACCGAGCAGCAGTTCAACGTGATCCTGGTCACGCACGACCTGCGCGAGTCCGTCTTTCTGGCCGACACGGTGTATGTGATGAGCAAGTCGCCCGGCCGCTTCGTGGTCAAGCGCGAGATCGAGCTGCCGCGCCCGCGCGAGCTGGAAGTGACCTACACCAAGGAGTTCACCGACATCGTGCTCGAGCTGCGCGGCCACATCGGGGCCATCCGCAACACGGGCATCAGCCAGGCGCAGACCGCGGCCGCAGGAGCCGCATCGTGA
- a CDS encoding ABC transporter substrate-binding protein encodes MNKRHLLQSFLAASALCFGISAAQAQTPIKFQLDWRFEGPAALFTHPAAKGYFKAAGLDVAIDAGNGSGGTVTRVASGAYEMGFADLAALMEFHANNPDSPNKPVAVMMVYNNTPASVMALKKSGITKPADLTGKKLGAPVFDAGRRAFPIFAKANNIGAVQWTAMDPTLRETMLMRGDIDAITGFTFTSLLNLEARGAKASDVVVLPYPDYGVKLYGNVIIASPKLIKDNPEAVKKFLSAFAKGAKEVIANPAVAIESVKARDGIIDSKLETRRLQLAIDTVINSPDARTEGFGTVNAGRLSLMASQVSDAFNTKSRVNPDAAWNGTLLPSAAELNILKK; translated from the coding sequence ATGAACAAGCGCCACCTGCTCCAGTCCTTCCTCGCCGCCTCGGCGCTTTGCTTCGGCATCTCCGCCGCGCAGGCCCAGACCCCGATCAAGTTCCAGCTCGACTGGCGTTTCGAAGGGCCGGCCGCGCTCTTCACGCACCCCGCCGCCAAGGGCTACTTCAAGGCCGCCGGCCTGGACGTGGCGATCGACGCGGGCAACGGCTCGGGTGGCACGGTCACGCGCGTGGCCTCGGGGGCCTACGAGATGGGCTTCGCCGACCTGGCCGCGCTGATGGAATTCCACGCCAACAACCCCGACAGCCCGAACAAGCCGGTCGCGGTCATGATGGTCTACAACAACACGCCGGCCTCGGTCATGGCGCTCAAGAAGAGCGGCATCACCAAGCCGGCCGACCTCACCGGCAAGAAGCTGGGCGCACCGGTGTTCGACGCCGGCCGCCGCGCCTTCCCGATCTTCGCCAAGGCCAACAACATCGGCGCAGTGCAATGGACCGCCATGGACCCGACGCTGCGCGAGACCATGCTGATGCGCGGCGACATCGACGCGATCACCGGCTTCACCTTCACCTCGCTGCTCAACCTCGAGGCGCGCGGCGCCAAGGCGTCGGACGTGGTGGTGCTGCCCTACCCCGACTACGGCGTGAAGCTCTACGGCAACGTGATCATCGCGTCGCCCAAGCTCATCAAGGACAACCCCGAAGCGGTGAAGAAATTCCTCTCGGCCTTCGCCAAGGGCGCGAAGGAAGTCATCGCCAACCCGGCCGTGGCGATCGAGTCGGTGAAGGCGCGCGACGGCATCATCGATTCGAAGCTCGAGACGCGCCGCCTGCAGCTGGCCATCGACACCGTCATCAACAGCCCCGACGCCAGGACCGAAGGCTTCGGCACCGTCAACGCCGGGCGCCTGTCGCTGATGGCGTCGCAGGTGTCGGACGCGTTCAACACCAAGTCGCGCGTGAACCCCGACGCCGCGTGGAACGGCACCCTGCTGCCGAGCGCCGCCGAACTCAACATCCTGAAGAAGTGA
- a CDS encoding nucleobase:cation symporter-2 family protein, with protein sequence MRSPGSSNVHPVDQKLPLGKLTALGLQHVLVMYAGAVAVPLIVGRALKLSPSEVALLISADLFCCGIATLIQSLGATQWFGIKLPVMMGVTFASVAPMVAIANANPGLAGAQLLFGSIIGAGVISVLIAPMVSRLLRFFPPVVTGTIIAVIGISLMRVGINWIFGNPFGPTAPAIVDPAYAKWLADVTSPGSAIPPVPKGFAILPTVPNPKYADLTGFGVAALVLVSILLIVKYAKGFIANISVLLGIAIGGVVATAMGIMTYEKVGKAPWFDVVLPFHFGMPQFDPILILTMTLIMIVVMIESTGMFLALGEMTDRKIDQKALAKGLRTDGLGTLIGGLFNTFPYTSFSQNVGLVAVTGIKSRYVCVAGGVILVVLGLLPKMAALIESLPTVVLGGAGLVMFGMVAATGIRILSGVDFKTNRHNPMIVAVSIGVGMIPLIAPNFKQWMPHGLHSLIESGILLASITAVLLNLFLNGTKHDEAAIIAAAKQAEAH encoded by the coding sequence ATGCGTTCTCCCGGTTCTTCCAACGTCCATCCCGTCGACCAGAAGCTGCCGCTCGGCAAGCTCACGGCGCTCGGCCTGCAGCACGTGCTCGTGATGTATGCAGGGGCGGTCGCGGTGCCGCTGATCGTGGGCCGGGCGCTCAAGCTGAGCCCGAGCGAGGTGGCGCTGCTCATTTCGGCCGACCTGTTCTGCTGCGGCATCGCCACGCTGATCCAGTCGCTGGGCGCCACGCAATGGTTCGGCATCAAGCTGCCGGTGATGATGGGCGTGACCTTCGCGTCGGTCGCGCCGATGGTCGCCATCGCCAATGCCAACCCGGGGCTGGCAGGCGCGCAATTGCTATTCGGCTCAATCATCGGGGCCGGCGTGATCTCGGTCCTCATCGCGCCGATGGTGAGCAGGCTGCTGCGCTTCTTCCCGCCGGTGGTGACCGGCACGATCATCGCGGTCATCGGCATCAGCCTGATGCGCGTGGGCATCAACTGGATCTTCGGCAATCCCTTCGGCCCGACGGCGCCGGCCATCGTGGACCCGGCCTACGCCAAGTGGCTGGCCGACGTCACCTCGCCCGGCAGCGCGATCCCGCCGGTGCCCAAGGGCTTCGCGATCCTGCCGACGGTACCCAACCCCAAGTACGCCGACCTCACCGGCTTCGGCGTCGCCGCCCTGGTGCTGGTGTCGATCCTGCTGATCGTGAAGTACGCCAAGGGCTTCATCGCCAACATCTCGGTGCTGCTGGGCATCGCGATCGGCGGCGTGGTCGCCACGGCGATGGGCATCATGACCTACGAGAAGGTCGGCAAGGCGCCGTGGTTCGACGTGGTGCTGCCCTTCCACTTCGGCATGCCGCAGTTCGACCCGATCCTCATCCTCACCATGACGCTGATCATGATCGTCGTGATGATCGAGTCGACCGGCATGTTCTTGGCGCTGGGCGAGATGACCGACCGCAAGATCGACCAGAAGGCGCTGGCCAAGGGCCTGCGCACCGACGGCCTGGGCACGCTCATCGGCGGCCTCTTCAACACCTTCCCGTACACCAGCTTCTCGCAGAACGTCGGGCTGGTGGCCGTCACCGGCATCAAGAGCCGCTACGTGTGCGTGGCCGGCGGCGTGATCCTGGTGGTGCTGGGGCTGCTGCCGAAGATGGCCGCGTTGATCGAGTCGCTGCCCACCGTGGTGCTGGGCGGCGCGGGGCTCGTGATGTTCGGCATGGTGGCCGCCACCGGCATCCGTATCCTGTCGGGCGTGGACTTCAAGACCAACCGGCACAACCCGATGATCGTCGCCGTGTCGATCGGCGTCGGGATGATTCCGCTGATCGCCCCCAACTTCAAGCAGTGGATGCCGCACGGCCTGCATTCGCTGATCGAGTCGGGCATCCTGCTGGCGTCGATCACGGCAGTGCTGCTGAACCTGTTCCTCAATGGCACGAAGCACGACGAGGCCGCGATCATCGCCGCGGCCAAGCAGGCCGAGGCCCACTGA
- a CDS encoding NADP-dependent malic enzyme, protein MATKLSPAEEALREAAREYHRSPVRGKISVTPTKPLLNQRDLSLAYSPGVAYPCLDIQADPSLAAEFTARGNLVGVVTNGTAVLGLGNIGPLAAKPVMEGKGGLFKKFAGIDVFDIELAENDPDKLVEIIAALEPTLGGINLEDIKAPECFYIEKKLRERMNIPVFHDDQHGTAIISAAALINGLELVNKKIEDVKIAVSGAGAAAIACLDVMVGLGAKPANIFAVDSKGLIYMGRPGGFDESKSRYAQKDNGDRTLADVMKNADVFLGCSAPGVVTQDMVKSMGTQPILLALANPEPEIRPELAKEVRPDCIIATGRSDYPNQVNNVLCFPYIFRGALDCGASKITEEMKLACVREIAELTKADISEEVATAYAGQELSFGPDYIIPKPFDSRLILRIAPAVAKAAAASGVAARPIEDMEAYRQHLTRFVYQTGMFMRPVFGAAKLATKKRVAYAEGEDDRALRAAQLAVDEGLARPILIGRPSVIEARIKKAGLHLRLDVDADVVDPENDARFRQYWEAYHKLMGRRGITPEASKAMVRRSNTTIAALMVHLGDADAMLCGLVGRFDSHLKILNQLLGVQRGAPGFATMNALTLEKYTLFIADTSVHEDPTAEQLAHIALMASEEVRRFGLPPKVAFLSHSNFGTSERNSARKMRIARDLFAQLAPDVECDGEMQGDSALSEDIRRQSLPTSTLTGEANLLICPNLDAANILFNVLKMTGGNGITVGPILLGASAAAHILTPSATVRRVLNMTALAVAQAAIQK, encoded by the coding sequence ATGGCCACCAAACTTTCCCCCGCCGAAGAAGCGCTGCGCGAAGCCGCACGCGAATACCACCGCAGCCCCGTCCGCGGCAAGATTTCCGTCACGCCGACCAAACCGCTGCTGAACCAGCGCGACCTGTCGCTGGCCTACTCGCCCGGCGTGGCCTACCCCTGCCTCGACATCCAGGCCGACCCGAGCCTGGCGGCCGAGTTCACCGCGCGCGGCAACCTGGTCGGCGTGGTCACCAACGGCACCGCGGTGCTGGGCCTGGGTAACATCGGCCCGCTGGCCGCCAAGCCGGTGATGGAGGGCAAGGGCGGCCTCTTCAAGAAGTTCGCCGGCATCGACGTGTTCGACATCGAACTGGCCGAGAACGACCCCGACAAGCTGGTCGAGATCATCGCCGCGCTGGAGCCCACGCTGGGCGGCATCAACCTCGAGGACATCAAGGCGCCCGAGTGCTTCTACATCGAGAAGAAGCTGCGCGAGCGCATGAACATCCCGGTGTTCCATGACGACCAGCACGGCACGGCCATCATCTCGGCCGCGGCGCTCATCAACGGCCTGGAACTGGTCAACAAGAAGATCGAGGACGTGAAGATCGCGGTCTCGGGTGCCGGCGCCGCCGCCATCGCCTGCCTCGACGTGATGGTCGGCCTGGGCGCCAAGCCGGCCAACATCTTCGCGGTCGACTCCAAGGGCCTGATCTACATGGGCCGACCGGGCGGCTTCGACGAGTCGAAGTCGCGCTACGCGCAGAAGGACAACGGCGACCGCACCCTGGCCGACGTGATGAAGAACGCCGACGTCTTCCTCGGCTGCTCGGCGCCCGGCGTGGTCACGCAGGACATGGTCAAGAGCATGGGCACGCAGCCCATCCTGCTGGCGCTGGCCAACCCCGAGCCGGAAATCCGCCCCGAGCTGGCCAAGGAAGTGCGGCCCGACTGCATCATCGCCACCGGCCGGTCGGACTACCCGAACCAGGTCAACAACGTGCTGTGCTTCCCGTACATCTTCCGCGGCGCACTCGATTGCGGCGCCAGCAAGATCACCGAGGAGATGAAGCTGGCCTGCGTGCGCGAGATCGCCGAGCTGACCAAGGCCGACATCAGCGAAGAGGTGGCCACCGCCTACGCCGGCCAGGAGCTGTCCTTCGGCCCCGACTACATCATCCCCAAGCCCTTCGACTCGCGGCTGATCCTGCGCATCGCGCCCGCGGTGGCCAAGGCGGCCGCCGCCTCCGGCGTGGCCGCACGCCCGATCGAGGACATGGAGGCCTACCGGCAGCACCTCACCCGCTTCGTCTACCAGACCGGCATGTTCATGCGCCCGGTCTTCGGCGCGGCCAAGCTGGCGACCAAGAAGCGCGTGGCCTATGCCGAAGGCGAGGACGACCGCGCGCTGCGCGCCGCCCAGCTGGCGGTCGACGAAGGCCTGGCGCGACCGATCCTGATCGGGCGGCCGTCGGTGATCGAGGCGCGCATCAAGAAGGCCGGCCTGCACCTGCGGCTCGACGTCGATGCCGACGTGGTCGACCCCGAGAACGACGCCCGCTTCCGCCAGTACTGGGAGGCGTACCACAAGCTGATGGGCCGGCGCGGCATCACGCCGGAGGCCTCGAAGGCGATGGTGCGACGGTCCAACACCACCATCGCCGCGCTGATGGTGCACCTGGGCGACGCCGACGCGATGCTGTGCGGGCTGGTCGGCCGCTTCGACAGCCACCTGAAGATCCTCAACCAGCTGCTGGGCGTGCAGCGTGGTGCGCCGGGCTTCGCCACGATGAACGCGCTGACGCTGGAGAAATACACCCTCTTCATCGCCGACACCAGCGTGCACGAGGACCCGACGGCCGAGCAGCTGGCGCACATCGCGCTCATGGCCTCCGAGGAAGTGCGCCGCTTCGGCCTGCCGCCCAAGGTCGCCTTCCTGTCGCATTCGAACTTCGGCACGTCCGAGCGCAACTCCGCCCGCAAGATGCGCATTGCGCGCGACCTGTTCGCCCAACTGGCGCCCGACGTCGAATGCGACGGCGAGATGCAGGGCGACAGCGCGCTGTCCGAAGACATCCGCCGCCAGTCGCTGCCCACCAGCACGCTGACCGGCGAAGCGAACCTCTTGATCTGCCCGAACCTCGACGCCGCGAACATCCTGTTCAACGTGCTGAAGATGACGGGCGGCAACGGCATCACCGTGGGGCCGATCCTGCTCGGCGCCTCCGCCGCGGCGCACATCCTCACGCCCTCGGCCACGGTGCGTCGGGTGCTGAACATGACGGCACTGGCGGTGGCCCAGGCCGCGATCCAGAAATAG
- a CDS encoding LysR family transcriptional regulator yields the protein MKPSLAELRVFVAVAESGHFTRAAERLGMSQSSLSAALGKLEKMLGTRLFDRHTRACQPTEAGTALLPAARRLVADWDQLLGSAHDFAVFARGRIDVAAPNAQCALLLPPVIRSFRETHPGVRVVLHDVPEHEVHALVRSGAADLGIATQTDARTDLVVTPLFTDQFVAVLPPGHALSAKRSLEWSQLARESIIGYLPGNPVRRLLDEKLAERGIALDYAFEIALPWTTVGLAREGLGVAVVTMALRPLAQWHGLEVRPIGRPQLARTLVLLRTAGNSLSPAAAAFRDLLAGVAPVA from the coding sequence ATGAAACCCTCTTTGGCGGAGCTTCGGGTGTTTGTGGCGGTGGCCGAGAGCGGGCATTTCACGCGGGCGGCCGAGCGCCTGGGCATGTCCCAGTCGTCGCTCAGCGCCGCGCTCGGCAAGCTCGAGAAGATGCTCGGCACGCGGCTCTTCGACCGTCACACGCGGGCCTGCCAGCCGACCGAGGCCGGCACGGCGCTGCTGCCGGCCGCACGCCGTCTGGTGGCCGACTGGGACCAGTTGCTGGGAAGCGCGCACGACTTCGCGGTGTTCGCACGCGGCCGCATCGACGTGGCGGCGCCCAATGCGCAGTGCGCGTTGCTGCTGCCCCCGGTGATCCGCAGCTTTCGGGAGACGCACCCGGGCGTGCGGGTGGTGCTGCACGACGTGCCGGAGCACGAGGTGCACGCGCTGGTGCGCAGCGGTGCCGCCGACCTCGGCATCGCGACCCAGACCGACGCGCGCACCGACCTGGTCGTCACGCCGTTGTTCACCGACCAGTTCGTCGCCGTGCTGCCGCCGGGCCACGCGCTGAGTGCGAAGCGATCGCTCGAATGGTCGCAACTGGCGCGCGAATCGATCATCGGCTACCTGCCGGGCAATCCCGTGCGCCGCCTGCTCGACGAGAAGCTGGCCGAGCGCGGCATCGCGCTCGACTATGCCTTCGAGATCGCCTTGCCCTGGACCACCGTCGGCCTGGCGCGCGAGGGGCTGGGCGTGGCGGTGGTCACGATGGCGCTGCGGCCATTGGCGCAATGGCATGGGCTGGAGGTGCGCCCCATCGGCCGCCCGCAACTGGCGCGCACGCTGGTGCTGCTGCGCACGGCGGGCAATTCGCTGTCGCCGGCGGCCGCGGCCTTCAGGGACTTGCTGGCCGGCGTGGCGCCGGTCGCCTAG